TTTTTATCTATCCTTAATTAGGGAATAACATTTATTTTCTTATAATTTTTACTATTTTACAACAAAAATCTAAAAAAGCAAGAATTTTTAAAAATTTAATTTAATTTTCTTAACTTTGTTAAAAAATTTTGCTTTGTTGGATAATTCGCTTTACAAAACTTGCAACACCTTGATTGACACCGATTTATGAGATTCTTCACTTCGTTCAGAATGACAAGGTCAAAATTGTCTAAAACCAAGTCAGAGGTTGAAAATCAAAGGTACCAAAAATATTTATTCAACAAAGCAAGTTTTTTAAAAAATTTTTTATATGCCCTCTCTAAAATAAGACTTTACAAGCAACTAGAAAGTTGTAAAATCTATTCCTAAGGAGGGCATATACATATAAATCCCGCCCATCGTCAGATGGGCGTGGATAAATTTTTCACCAGAGCCTCTAAAGGCTCTTAAAATCTACATCCGCAAGTTTGAACGCCATTTTTCAAAGCGTCTAAGGTCAATTTTTATGGCTTATATTACTTGTCTGATGTTGGAATATAAAAGATGTAGCCTCCAAACAATGAGCCAGAAAACTACTCTCACCAGTTATGAGTCCCTCCTATATCATTGATAGGCAGGATGAACGACTCCAATACTTCATTTCTAAATTACGAACATGGGACTCAGAAAAATCAAATACTCAACGAATAATAGAGCTACAAAAGACACACTCCACTAAAACTTGTAGAAGATGTCTTGTTTGACAGTTGGTATTTTAACGAGAGATTCGTAGATCACATCGAGAGTAGGGGAAGCTATTGGATATCAAAAGCGAGGAGTGATAACTTAATCTGGTTCCTCAATAGGAATTGGTGTCGCGTGGATGACCTCGTGAAAGTCATCCCTTCCGTGAAATATAGGAGATTTGTGTACACTAATTCTCGTGGGGAAAAACAGAATTATTACATCTATGGATTCGTGGGCAAGGTTAAGCATCTTGGTGGCAGGAAGTATAGAATTGTTATTGTCAAGTCATCGTGGGAAACTACAAATATGAACGAGATATCTGTTATTGTAAGTAATCACACTGGGCTTGGGAATGAGGAAATATTCACAAGATACAAAAGGAGATGGGAGATAGAATGCGTATTTCGTGAGCTCAAGGATAATTTTTATTTTGACCGATATCAAGTAAGAAGTCTCGCTGCTATAATGAAGCATTGGCATCTTTGTTTTCTTGCTTATACTTTTCTTCCCTGAACTTGTTTCAGGGTTACCGGCTCATATAAAAGGGCACTAAACCGTAAGCTATATACGATAGTGGAATATCTTTTTCTGTATCGGAGTCTTCAGTCGCTCATCTCTTATATTTGGATTTCAAAGAACAAAGAGGCTTATTTCAAGTCCCTACAATTAAATAGGATATAATTTTATCTAAATTTTAACAAAGCACAGTCTTATCTTATATAGCCTCTTCTCTTTCTATGTTTACTTGTAATTCCTTATCAACTTTATTTCATTACTTCTGATACAAATTTTGGGTCTATTTTTATACTGGGGCTCATTGTTGAGGATAGATAAATACTTTTAAAGTAAGTTCCTTTAGCCCCTGCTGGTTTTGCGTTCCATAACTCTTTTAAGAATTGAATAACATTTTCCCGAAGTTTATCTGCATCAAACGAAGCCCTGCCTACTACCCCATGAACACACCCTGTTTTATCCATTTTGAATTCAATTTTACCGCCTTTTAATTCTCTTACTGCTTTACCTACTTCCTGAGTTACAGTTCCAGTTTTAGGGTTTGGCATAAGTCCCCTTGGTCCGAGTAGTTTACCAAACTTACTAATTTTTGGCATTAATTCTGGAGTAGCTATTACGATATCGAAATCAAGCCATCCTTCTTGAATCCGATTAAGGAATTCATCTCCACCTGCAAAGTCAGCACCCGCTTTTTTTGCTTCTTCAATTTTTTCTCCTTCTGCAAGGACAAGGATTCTCCTTGTTTTACCTGTTCCATATGGAAGAGAAACCATTCCTCTAACATGATCCTTCTTAGGGTCGATTTCTAATTTCACAGAAATATCTACAGCCTCATCAAACTTGGCTGTAGATAACTCTTTTAATAATTTAATTGCACTTGAGACTTCATAAAGACGTCCCTTTTCTACTTTACTCTCAATTTCACGGAATCTTTTTGATCTCTTCATTCTTCCACTTCTATTCCCATACTTTTTGCTGTCCCCTCAACTATACGCATCGCATCTTCAATAGTATATGCATTAAGGTCTTGCATTTTTTGTCTTACTATCTCTTGGAGTTGTGCACGTTTTATTTTTGCTACTTTGTTCTTATTTGGCTCACTAGAGGCTTTTGCAATTCCTACAGCTCTTTTTAACAGCATAGATGCAGGTGGGGTCTTAAGAATAAATTCAAAGCTCTTATCATTATATATTGTAATAACAGCTGGAATAATGTATTCCTCGCGTCCTCTTGTTTGATCATTGAATGCTTTACAGAATGCCGGTATATTAATACCATACGGACCGAGAGCTGTACCAACAGGAGGTGCAGGTGTAGCTTGACCACCAGGAATTTGGACCTTTATTTTAGCTATAACTTGCTTTGCCATATTTTAAATTGGTTCTACTTGAAGAAACCCAACTTCTACAGGAGTCTGTCTACCAAAAATTGTAACCATAAGTTTTATCCTCTCTCTTTCAGGATATATTTCCTCAATTACTCCTGTAAAGTCTGCAAATGGGCCATCTATAATTTTAACTGATTCTCCTTTAGTGAAAGGAATTTCAGAAATTTTACTCTCCTCCGGTTTTATATATGCAAGCATTCTATCCACTTCTTCTTTACTCATATGCTGTGGATTTTTACCCCTACCCCCAAAACCCAACACCCCTGGAGTCCTTGAAATTAACTTAAATAAGACATCGTTTGGCTCCATTTGGATTGCTATATAACCTGGGTAAAGTTTTCTCTCTACTGTCATTTTACCCTTCTTCCCTAATTTGGATATCTTCTTTGTTGGTACAATTACTTCTATTTGGTTATTAACCTCTTGGTGTGCAACTTCCTCCCGAATAAGATTGGCTATTTTATGCTCCTGTCCTGAATATACATGAAGAATAAACCACTGTCTCATTTCAAAATCCTCCCAACCACATGGGAGAACAAAATATCCATAAATCCTATAAATATTGCAAGTAATAATGAGATAACTATAACTACCAAAGTAGAGCCCCACAATTCTTTTCTTTTAGGCCATGCTACTCTTGAAAGCTCTATTCTCATTTCATAAAAAAATTTCTTAATCCTATCCATCATTACAGGCCTGGGAGGACTCGAACCCCCAACCCCCGGATTTGGAGTCCGGCGCTCTCACCAATTAGAGCTACAGGCCCAAAAAATAAATTATAAATGCATTTATTTTGTTTCCTTGTGTATTGTATGCTTTCTGCACCATGGACAGTATTTTTTATACTCAACCCTATCCGGATGTTTTTGCTTATTTTTTGTAGTCGTGTAATTTCTACGATTACACTCACTACAAGCTAAAGTTATTATAACCCTCATTCATAAGCCCATGGCCGGAGTTGGGTCGGTGACCCCTTCTCCCGCACTTTTAAGCCTGGAGCGGGGATTGAACCCACGACCCCTTCCTTACCAAGGAAGTGCTCTACCACTGAGCTATCCAGGCACCAAAAGTGTGGTATGCTTTACCCCTGAGTTACATGGGCATAATAAATTAAACTATACACTTTAATCAGAATTTTGTCAAGTCTTTTCAAGCAAGTTTTCAAAAACTATAAGGGCACAATTCGACTCGTAGTGAAGTACAGAATTTAAGTTTAAAACAATCCTAAAAGCGAATGACAGGACTTGAACCCTCACCCATTCCGATTAAGCGGGAGATGGGTTTCGAACCCACAACCCTCAGCTTGGAAGGCTGATGCTCTACCAATTGAGCTACTCCCGCATTCGTTGATTTAAACAGATAAATACCCTCTGTTTAAATCAATGTAATGGGGAGGGAAGGATTCGAACCTCCGAAGGCATACGCCAACAGATTTACAGTCTGCCCCCTTTATCCACTTGGGTACCTCCCCAAAAACACATTGATTAGTAATAAGTGAAATCTATATACAAAAAGCCTACAGAGGGAATTGAACCCTCGACCTGAGATTTATCCCGCACTTTTTGGAGCCGGCGAAGGGAATCGAACCCTTGACCTGAGGTTTACAAAACCTCTGCTCTACCTCTGAGCTACGCCGGCAAAATTATACGTACGAGTTAATCCATTCTTTATTGAGCTCCATTAAGTCAAATCATATTATATAAAAATTTAAAGCTTGTCAACAAATTAAACCACAGGGCTTTCCCTCATAGACAGCCTTTTCGTCTCGTATAGTAGCCAGAGGGCCAAGGAAGATTAGCTAATGCCTCATCAACCGCCTGTTCCGCCTCTTCGCGTAAAGGATGATCGAGTATACCACGAACTACTTTCTCCTTTAGTTGCTCAATAAACTCCTTGCCTGCCTCTTTGAAATCTAAATGGAGTTCACTTTTAGTCCCCTCCCCTTTTCCTTCCCAAATAGTTGCGCCATTCAGAGCGTTCACTATATTAAAATTTAGTTTTACACTCTTTTTTAAGTATATACCCGTCGTAATGTAGCTCGCTTCAACGACTGTCCCATATACAAGCCAGTCTGCACCAAGACTGTCGCCGAGCTCACATGGAGCAACTACACCTAATTGACCACCATCAGTAATGCCCAAATTTAGAAGTAATGTATCTACAACCGCTAATGGTGCCAAATTGAATCCTCTATCTGCTAACTTTTTAAAAAACACATCCCTCACAAGCCCGGCAATCTGGAGGTCATTTGATTGGTTATCCAACAAAAGGATGGCAACTAATTTAGGTGGTGCGAACTCTGGAGCAGTTTT
This bacterium DNA region includes the following protein-coding sequences:
- a CDS encoding transposase, with amino-acid sequence MFDSWYFNERFVDHIESRGSYWISKARSDNLIWFLNRNWCRVDDLVKVIPSVKYRRFVYTNSRGEKQNYYIYGFVGKVKHLGGRKYRIVIVKSSWETTNMNEISVIVSNHTGLGNEEIFTRYKRRWEIECVFRELKDNFYFDRYQVRSLAAIMKHWHLCFLAYTFLP
- the rplA gene encoding 50S ribosomal protein L1, which produces MKRSKRFREIESKVEKGRLYEVSSAIKLLKELSTAKFDEAVDISVKLEIDPKKDHVRGMVSLPYGTGKTRRILVLAEGEKIEEAKKAGADFAGGDEFLNRIQEGWLDFDIVIATPELMPKISKFGKLLGPRGLMPNPKTGTVTQEVGKAVRELKGGKIEFKMDKTGCVHGVVGRASFDADKLRENVIQFLKELWNAKPAGAKGTYFKSIYLSSTMSPSIKIDPKFVSEVMK
- the rplK gene encoding 50S ribosomal protein L11; amino-acid sequence: MAKQVIAKIKVQIPGGQATPAPPVGTALGPYGINIPAFCKAFNDQTRGREEYIIPAVITIYNDKSFEFILKTPPASMLLKRAVGIAKASSEPNKNKVAKIKRAQLQEIVRQKMQDLNAYTIEDAMRIVEGTAKSMGIEVEE
- the nusG gene encoding transcription termination/antitermination protein NusG, whose product is MRQWFILHVYSGQEHKIANLIREEVAHQEVNNQIEVIVPTKKISKLGKKGKMTVERKLYPGYIAIQMEPNDVLFKLISRTPGVLGFGGRGKNPQHMSKEEVDRMLAYIKPEESKISEIPFTKGESVKIIDGPFADFTGVIEEIYPERERIKLMVTIFGRQTPVEVGFLQVEPI
- the secE gene encoding preprotein translocase subunit SecE, yielding MMDRIKKFFYEMRIELSRVAWPKRKELWGSTLVVIVISLLLAIFIGFMDILFSHVVGRILK
- the rpmG gene encoding 50S ribosomal protein L33, which produces MRVIITLACSECNRRNYTTTKNKQKHPDRVEYKKYCPWCRKHTIHKETK
- a CDS encoding DUF799 family lipoprotein, with protein sequence MGKRIISSILLSFWVLAIIGACYPRVKTAPEFAPPKLVAILLLDNQSNDLQIAGLVRDVFFKKLADRGFNLAPLAVVDTLLLNLGITDGGQLGVVAPCELGDSLGADWLVYGTVVEASYITTGIYLKKSVKLNFNIVNALNGATIWEGKGEGTKSELHLDFKEAGKEFIEQLKEKVVRGILDHPLREEAEQAVDEALANLPWPSGYYTRRKGCL